The following proteins are encoded in a genomic region of Pseudomonas sp. Os17:
- a CDS encoding PepSY-associated TM helix domain-containing protein — protein sequence MKRYLYLWHRWLGIVACLFMALWFVSGVVMLYVGYPKLTPAERLAHLPVLVLEEGGVDLEQVLHAADPEQAPSSIRLTTVAGAPRYILEYPGPRKVAIEVDSGLQALPTDRVEALAAVRQFAPGVAVRDRGAVQGDMWSQSRALDADRPLYRVATADAERRLLYVSGSTGEVVRDATATERGWNWIGAWLHWLYPLRGIGIDGAWGPIVTYLSLAATLMTVLGLAVGLLRWRFTRTYRNGSRSPYQGFARWHHLGGLLFGVLAITWIFSGLMSMNPWQIFSSAQPLSLAAYQGAPLHPAAFPLSASQALQRFADDGLRARELEWRMIGGKGYVIGYDGAGRTRILAMADGQVLRQFSPGTLQQAAWAIRPERPMIVQQLAAYDFYYYAREPHSMMGHLQQRLPVLRVRFDDPAQTWLHLDLHTGAVVSQLDQPRRASRWLFALLHSWDWLPLLANRPLWDVWMLLFSAGGLLISVSGVVLGWRRLGRSLKRGRG from the coding sequence TGGTGATGCTGTATGTCGGCTACCCCAAACTGACCCCCGCCGAGCGTCTGGCGCATTTGCCGGTGCTGGTCCTGGAGGAAGGGGGCGTCGACCTGGAGCAGGTGCTGCACGCCGCCGATCCCGAACAGGCGCCGTCGAGCATCCGCCTGACCACGGTGGCCGGCGCACCCCGTTACATCCTCGAATACCCGGGGCCGCGCAAGGTGGCGATCGAGGTCGACAGCGGCCTGCAGGCGCTGCCCACCGACCGGGTCGAGGCCCTGGCGGCAGTCCGGCAGTTCGCACCGGGCGTAGCGGTGCGCGATCGCGGCGCGGTACAGGGCGACATGTGGAGCCAGTCCCGGGCCCTGGACGCCGACCGGCCCTTGTACCGGGTGGCCACCGCTGATGCCGAGCGCCGCCTGTTGTATGTCTCGGGCAGCACCGGCGAGGTGGTGCGCGACGCCACCGCCACCGAGCGCGGCTGGAACTGGATCGGGGCCTGGCTGCACTGGCTGTACCCGCTGCGGGGCATCGGCATCGATGGCGCCTGGGGGCCGATCGTGACCTACCTGTCCCTGGCCGCGACCCTGATGACCGTGCTCGGCCTGGCCGTGGGCCTGCTGCGCTGGCGCTTCACCCGCACCTATCGCAACGGCTCGCGCTCGCCGTACCAGGGCTTTGCCCGCTGGCATCACCTGGGCGGGCTGCTGTTCGGGGTGCTGGCCATCACCTGGATTTTCAGCGGCCTGATGTCGATGAACCCGTGGCAGATCTTCAGCAGCGCCCAGCCCTTGTCGCTGGCCGCCTATCAGGGCGCACCGCTGCACCCGGCGGCCTTTCCCCTGAGCGCGAGCCAGGCCCTGCAACGCTTTGCCGACGACGGCCTGCGGGCCCGGGAGCTGGAGTGGCGGATGATCGGCGGCAAGGGGTACGTCATCGGCTACGACGGCGCCGGGCGCACACGGATTCTGGCCATGGCCGATGGGCAGGTCCTGCGCCAGTTCAGCCCGGGCACCTTGCAGCAGGCGGCCTGGGCCATCCGCCCCGAACGGCCGATGATCGTCCAGCAACTGGCGGCCTACGACTTCTATTACTACGCCCGCGAGCCCCACAGCATGATGGGGCATCTGCAGCAGCGCCTGCCGGTGCTGCGGGTGCGCTTCGACGACCCGGCCCAGACCTGGCTGCACCTGGACCTGCACACTGGCGCGGTGGTCAGCCAACTGGACCAGCCGCGTCGCGCCTCGCGCTGGCTGTTCGCCCTGTTGCACAGCTGGGACTGGCTGCCCCTGCTGGCCAACCGGCCGTTGTGGGATGTATGGATGCTCCTGTTCAGCGCCGGAGGTTTGCTGATCAGTGTCAGCGGCGTGGTGCTGGGCTGGCGACGCCTGGGACGTTCGTTGAAGCGGGGCAGGGGGTAG
- a CDS encoding N-acetylmuramidase family protein, producing MTEASGNQKTIDKVENWVFPLKVGTTRSIDPQQYYKALAKAEDGFYPIGANGLWHGGVHFDDASGLVSDKTEVRCIADGEVVAYRIDKTYPVSEYGSKRAPFSTGFVLVRHRLELPAPPASPATAGGTPASALVAGPSLIFFSLYMHLLDWQGYQTSPALKRPGFWNATYKVKAAASDKLLGLRVRSSDSGGNTPILTVLPRGTTVFTKPAPDTRKWLEVVDVIPAVAELAEQTGWVFKEEMQRISADQYFVGDKARDLPQEQKNGAIVRDAFAQGRPIGFLPVGTQIRISDEKNSGKYRKLLEIVSGESMPVLVPDVEGALPGYVSLDLLDAMSRPEDMDKVVPLKTAYKVKAGELLGHVGKYQNQSDSAPKNLLHLEVFSCEDVKTFIQQSRSRAANLPAKDRTLVKVSKGAKLISHVAGMNATTPPKSSDPGHQIGYDLIIPLQVLEALPSERKIKAQVVMGGLTTYTYWWHLEGMLADVSGNAISGWFAEPDIALSRHSPFEWEGFTFIEETVSHVEHYAAFLEAQKELTEEELATYQPEVVKAGAGPVTQSLYKILDKDGDKKLLPDEIREALGKPWFSQPISQMLATYQSEWHYKKESWDSLDKLIGHSKSEPNKGWAEEKKRIQSLSWWSALMGGEVGCESGRCWYIHPVGLFSNARSLKQHPEVFIGGAKVELEFLELYDGSIIEEDDYIAAADALGCEVEAVKAVAITETASSGSYFTKAGDDEVTAILFERHYFHQLTNGQFGSSNPDISSSSRGGYGTYSAQYGKLIRAYRLSANAALKSASWGRFQIMGKNFSSAGYLSVEEFVRDLSRSEKNHLKAFVNFVKADSVLSSAIVQKDWLSFALRYNGPAQDGYDVRMTSNYNLLKGI from the coding sequence ATGACAGAGGCATCGGGCAACCAAAAGACAATCGATAAAGTAGAGAACTGGGTATTTCCACTGAAAGTGGGAACGACCCGGTCGATAGATCCACAGCAGTATTACAAGGCCTTGGCCAAGGCCGAAGATGGTTTCTATCCCATAGGTGCCAATGGCCTTTGGCATGGTGGTGTGCATTTCGACGACGCCAGCGGACTGGTTTCAGACAAGACTGAAGTTCGTTGCATCGCTGACGGCGAGGTGGTGGCGTATCGAATTGACAAGACTTATCCGGTATCCGAGTACGGTTCGAAGAGAGCGCCATTTTCCACGGGCTTTGTGTTGGTCAGGCACCGCCTTGAACTCCCAGCACCTCCCGCGTCACCTGCCACGGCAGGAGGGACTCCTGCTTCTGCCTTGGTAGCGGGTCCTAGCTTGATTTTCTTCAGTCTGTACATGCATTTGCTGGATTGGCAGGGCTATCAAACCAGTCCGGCACTCAAGCGCCCCGGCTTCTGGAACGCCACCTACAAGGTCAAAGCGGCAGCATCCGACAAACTACTCGGGCTTAGGGTTCGTAGCAGCGACTCTGGTGGTAACACGCCGATATTGACGGTATTGCCTCGTGGAACGACGGTGTTCACCAAACCTGCACCCGATACTCGGAAATGGCTGGAAGTGGTCGACGTCATACCGGCGGTAGCCGAACTGGCAGAGCAGACTGGCTGGGTATTCAAGGAAGAAATGCAGCGCATTTCGGCTGATCAATATTTTGTGGGGGACAAGGCCCGGGATCTTCCACAGGAGCAGAAAAATGGCGCAATCGTGCGTGATGCTTTTGCCCAGGGAAGGCCAATAGGCTTTCTGCCGGTAGGCACGCAAATCAGAATCAGCGACGAAAAAAACTCTGGCAAATACCGCAAGTTGCTCGAAATTGTCAGTGGTGAGTCCATGCCAGTTCTTGTTCCAGACGTTGAAGGAGCGTTGCCAGGGTATGTCTCTCTTGATCTTCTGGACGCAATGAGCAGACCGGAGGATATGGACAAGGTTGTCCCTTTGAAAACGGCTTATAAAGTCAAGGCGGGCGAACTTCTTGGGCATGTGGGCAAGTATCAGAATCAATCGGACTCCGCGCCGAAGAATCTGCTGCATCTGGAAGTGTTTAGCTGTGAAGACGTCAAGACGTTTATCCAACAGAGTCGATCCAGAGCGGCCAACTTGCCTGCAAAGGACAGAACCCTGGTCAAGGTCTCAAAGGGCGCAAAGCTGATCAGCCATGTGGCGGGTATGAATGCAACAACTCCACCCAAGTCATCCGACCCCGGTCACCAGATTGGTTATGACCTGATTATCCCGTTGCAGGTGTTGGAGGCTTTACCCTCTGAGAGGAAGATCAAGGCGCAGGTGGTCATGGGCGGCCTGACCACTTACACATACTGGTGGCATCTGGAAGGCATGCTTGCTGATGTCTCGGGCAACGCCATCAGTGGGTGGTTTGCTGAGCCGGATATTGCTCTATCGCGACATTCGCCTTTTGAGTGGGAAGGTTTCACTTTCATTGAAGAAACAGTCAGCCATGTTGAGCACTACGCTGCCTTTCTGGAGGCACAAAAAGAACTTACGGAAGAAGAGCTTGCGACTTATCAGCCTGAAGTTGTAAAGGCTGGAGCAGGCCCAGTCACACAGTCCCTGTACAAAATTCTTGATAAGGATGGTGATAAAAAACTACTGCCTGATGAAATAAGGGAGGCGCTGGGTAAGCCTTGGTTCTCCCAACCGATTTCGCAGATGCTTGCGACGTATCAGAGCGAGTGGCACTACAAAAAGGAAAGCTGGGACTCCTTGGATAAACTAATAGGGCATAGTAAGTCAGAGCCCAATAAAGGTTGGGCTGAAGAGAAGAAACGGATTCAGAGTTTGAGTTGGTGGTCGGCGTTAATGGGGGGAGAGGTAGGCTGTGAGAGTGGTAGATGTTGGTATATCCATCCAGTAGGTCTTTTTTCTAATGCACGTAGCTTGAAGCAGCACCCTGAAGTATTTATTGGAGGCGCGAAAGTAGAACTTGAGTTTTTAGAGCTGTATGACGGCTCGATAATTGAAGAGGATGATTATATTGCAGCAGCGGATGCGCTTGGGTGTGAAGTTGAAGCAGTAAAGGCTGTCGCTATTACAGAAACAGCGTCATCAGGTAGTTACTTCACAAAGGCCGGGGACGATGAGGTTACAGCCATACTTTTTGAAAGGCATTATTTTCATCAGTTGACTAACGGTCAGTTCGGCTCATCGAATCCTGATATATCGTCTAGTAGTAGGGGTGGTTATGGTACGTACTCGGCGCAATATGGGAAATTAATCAGGGCATATCGATTGAGTGCAAACGCAGCTCTGAAATCAGCATCATGGGGGCGTTTCCAGATTATGGGTAAGAATTTTTCTAGTGCTGGGTATTTATCGGTTGAGGAGTTTGTGCGGGACCTTAGTCGTTCAGAGAAAAACCATCTGAAAGCATTTGTGAATTTCGTTAAGGCTGATTCGGTCCTGTCTTCTGCAATTGTGCAAAAAGACTGGTTGAGTTTTGCACTTAGATACAATGGCCCTGCTCAAGATGGATATGATGTCAGAATGACGAGCAACTATAATTTGCTTAAGGGTATTTGA
- the tssI gene encoding type VI secretion system Vgr family protein, with the protein MFSPADQTHFSLDIQGIQHDFQVLSFQGTEAISQPFRFDLQLVSERPWIDIEALLHQPAFLAFDPQGHGIHGLIQRIAQGDAGQRLSRYSLSLLPHLDYLRHRSNQRIFQQLSAPQIIALILEEHGILGNAYQFQIQHPCPKRDYCVQYNESDLHFIQRLCEEEGLHYHFQHSREAHLLVFSDNQSVFRTLGRPTAYVQGSGLVADEPVIKGFNVRLETRTSRITRRDYDFEKPRLQMEAAYKPDAKTQEPDLEDYDYPGRFTDRQRGKSLSQRALERHRADYRQAEGWGDEPRLISGHFLQLSEHPRGEWNDLWLLTRVTHEGKQPQVLEESITSDTETADGFQQGYRNRFLATPWEVFFRPALDHPKPRVLGSQTAVVTGPPGEEIHTDPYGRVKVQFHWDREGQGDDQTSCWLRVASSWAGDRYGALAIPRIGMEVLVDFLEGDPDQPLISGCLYHQEHPTPYELPANKTRSTFKTLSSPGGGGFNEVRVEDRKGAEQIFVYAQRDWDENIQHDQKIRVGHERHDTVEGNSYSELKAEEHRTTHGERKTEIRADDHLNVAHDQHIKLGTAQLLQAGREIHLQAGQKLVIEAANELTVQAGGSFIKLDASGVSVSGALLKVNAGGAAGQGSGVGIEPPMLPGVADKDKAGSLMEKALVNPLQEPIKAQLQRLINFSG; encoded by the coding sequence ATGTTCAGCCCGGCCGACCAGACCCACTTCAGCCTGGACATCCAAGGCATCCAGCACGACTTCCAGGTGCTCTCGTTCCAGGGCACCGAGGCCATCAGCCAGCCGTTTCGCTTCGATCTGCAACTGGTCAGCGAACGCCCCTGGATCGACATTGAAGCCCTGCTGCACCAACCGGCCTTTCTCGCCTTCGATCCCCAGGGCCATGGCATCCATGGCCTGATCCAACGCATCGCCCAGGGCGACGCCGGCCAGCGCCTGAGCCGCTACAGCCTGTCGCTGCTGCCGCACCTGGATTACCTGCGCCACCGCAGCAACCAGCGGATTTTCCAGCAGCTTTCGGCGCCGCAGATCATCGCCCTGATCCTCGAAGAGCACGGCATCCTCGGCAATGCCTACCAATTCCAGATTCAACACCCGTGCCCCAAGCGCGACTACTGCGTGCAGTACAACGAAAGCGACCTGCACTTCATCCAGCGCCTGTGCGAAGAAGAAGGCCTGCACTACCACTTCCAGCACAGCCGCGAGGCGCATTTGCTGGTGTTCAGCGACAACCAGAGCGTGTTCCGCACGCTCGGGCGACCCACCGCCTACGTGCAGGGCAGCGGGCTGGTGGCCGATGAGCCGGTGATCAAGGGCTTCAACGTGCGCCTGGAAACCCGCACCAGCCGCATCACCCGGCGCGACTACGACTTCGAAAAGCCACGCCTGCAAATGGAGGCTGCCTACAAGCCCGACGCCAAGACCCAGGAACCGGACCTGGAGGACTACGACTATCCCGGGCGCTTCACCGATCGCCAGCGCGGCAAGTCCCTCAGCCAGCGCGCCCTGGAACGCCACCGCGCCGACTACCGCCAGGCCGAGGGCTGGGGCGATGAACCGCGGCTGATCAGCGGGCATTTTCTGCAATTGTCCGAGCACCCGCGTGGGGAGTGGAACGACCTGTGGCTGCTGACCCGGGTGACTCACGAAGGCAAGCAGCCCCAGGTGCTGGAGGAATCGATCACCAGCGACACCGAGACCGCAGACGGCTTCCAACAGGGTTACCGCAACCGCTTCCTCGCCACCCCCTGGGAGGTATTCTTCCGCCCCGCGCTGGACCATCCGAAACCCCGGGTCCTGGGCAGTCAGACCGCAGTGGTTACCGGCCCGCCCGGAGAGGAAATCCACACCGATCCATACGGCCGGGTCAAGGTGCAGTTCCACTGGGACCGCGAAGGCCAGGGCGACGACCAGACCAGTTGCTGGCTGCGAGTGGCGTCCAGCTGGGCCGGCGACCGCTATGGCGCCCTCGCCATCCCGCGCATCGGCATGGAAGTGCTGGTGGACTTTCTTGAAGGCGACCCCGACCAGCCGCTGATCAGCGGTTGCCTGTACCACCAGGAACACCCGACGCCCTACGAACTGCCGGCCAACAAGACCCGCAGCACCTTCAAGACCCTGAGTTCGCCGGGCGGCGGCGGTTTCAATGAAGTGCGCGTCGAAGACAGAAAAGGCGCCGAACAGATCTTCGTCTACGCCCAGCGCGACTGGGATGAAAACATCCAGCACGACCAGAAAATTCGCGTCGGCCACGAGCGTCACGACACGGTTGAAGGCAACAGCTACAGCGAACTCAAGGCCGAGGAACACCGCACCACTCACGGCGAACGCAAAACCGAAATCCGCGCCGACGACCACCTGAACGTGGCGCACGACCAGCACATCAAGCTGGGCACCGCACAACTGCTCCAGGCCGGCCGCGAGATTCACCTGCAAGCGGGGCAGAAGCTGGTGATCGAAGCGGCCAATGAACTGACGGTGCAAGCCGGGGGCAGCTTTATCAAGCTCGACGCCAGCGGCGTCAGCGTGAGTGGGGCGTTGCTCAAGGTGAATGCGGGGGGCGCTGCGGGGCAAGGCAGCGGCGTCGGTATTGAGCCGCCGATGCTACCCGGTGTGGCGGACAAGGATAAGGCCGGGAGCTTGATGGAGAAGGCCTTGGTGAATCCATTACAAGAGCCGATCAAGGCTCAGCTACAACGGCTGATCAATTTCTCCGGCTGA